A genomic window from Mycobacteriales bacterium includes:
- a CDS encoding ferritin-like domain-containing protein yields MDLLSEAAEIEHSLACQYLFAAFSLKQPGDPGLTPEQGAMVSRWFDRIVHTVATQEMLHLALANNMLTAIGGAPYLVRPNFPQWDKLYSVGLDSVLTPFSVETLERFMCWEKPQWPGPWDAACAARPLMLSVDAQQLATSATEELNPDAYPYSTIAGLYDRIRACFESADEAALFIGNPADQVGESYVPFVPTLHRVTDTASAVAAIDLIVVEGEGTPSPDPTDCHYGWFRDIRDELAAELARDPSFEPAWPCVDNPLFDFHHDNSTPGATMVTVPYTRQVGELFTASYDVLLTILMRLFDADGETDEERRTLAACAVALMRTVITPLGVALARLPAFAADPPSPTAGASFELFRDVQPLPHREPAWTYLRERLGEIADATLAAAAPPDAPDCLSNVADMLRFWAGRLVLDGGAA; encoded by the coding sequence ATGGACCTCCTCAGTGAGGCGGCGGAGATCGAGCACTCGCTGGCCTGCCAGTACCTGTTCGCGGCGTTCAGCCTCAAGCAGCCGGGTGATCCGGGGCTGACGCCGGAGCAGGGCGCGATGGTGAGCCGCTGGTTCGACCGGATCGTGCACACGGTGGCGACGCAGGAGATGCTGCACCTCGCGCTGGCGAACAACATGCTGACGGCGATCGGCGGGGCGCCGTACCTCGTGCGCCCGAACTTCCCGCAGTGGGACAAGCTGTACTCGGTCGGGCTGGACTCGGTGCTGACGCCGTTCTCGGTGGAGACGCTGGAACGCTTCATGTGCTGGGAGAAGCCGCAGTGGCCGGGGCCGTGGGACGCGGCGTGCGCGGCGCGGCCGCTCATGCTCTCGGTCGATGCGCAGCAGCTCGCCACGTCGGCGACGGAGGAGCTGAACCCGGACGCGTACCCGTACTCGACGATCGCGGGCCTGTACGACCGGATCCGCGCGTGCTTCGAGTCGGCGGACGAGGCGGCGTTGTTCATCGGCAACCCGGCGGACCAGGTGGGCGAGTCGTACGTGCCGTTCGTGCCGACGCTGCACCGGGTCACGGACACCGCGAGCGCGGTCGCCGCGATCGACCTCATCGTCGTGGAGGGCGAGGGGACGCCGAGCCCGGACCCGACGGACTGCCACTACGGCTGGTTCCGCGACATCCGCGACGAGCTGGCGGCGGAGCTGGCGCGGGACCCGTCGTTCGAGCCGGCCTGGCCGTGCGTGGACAACCCGCTGTTCGACTTCCACCACGACAACAGCACGCCGGGCGCGACGATGGTGACGGTGCCGTACACGCGGCAGGTCGGGGAGCTGTTCACGGCGTCGTACGACGTGCTGCTGACGATCCTCATGCGGCTGTTCGACGCGGACGGCGAGACCGACGAGGAACGCCGCACGCTCGCCGCGTGCGCCGTCGCGCTGATGCGCACGGTGATCACGCCGCTGGGGGTGGCGCTGGCGCGGCTGCCCGCCTTCGCGGCCGACCCGCCGTCGCCGACGGCGGGCGCGAGCTTCGAGCTGTTCCGCGACGTGCAACCGCTGCCGCACCGCGAGCCGGCCTGGACCTACCTGCGCGAACGCCTCGGCGAGATCGCCGACGCGACCCTCGCGGCGGCGGCGCCGCCGGACGCGCCGGACTGCCTGAGCAACGTCGCCGACATGCTCCGCTTCTGGGCCGGCCGGCTCGTCCTCGACGGGGGTGCTGCCTGA
- a CDS encoding VTT domain-containing protein, whose product MPVRLAALWLGVVAVLLAVFLAAAALGLPVLADPGPALRSLPAPAGAAAALALLTADVALPVPSSLVMVALGALYGAVPGAALSVAGGALMGLAGGLLGRRGGPVLDRVAGRDRDRVLRLVARWGVAAVVVTRPVPLLAESVVLVAGAARMPLWRLVLGAAAGTLPVAVVYALAGAYGRRADAGAAFVALVLLALLALATGGRARSPRGR is encoded by the coding sequence GTGCCCGTCCGCCTCGCGGCGCTCTGGCTCGGCGTGGTCGCGGTGCTGCTCGCCGTCTTCCTCGCGGCGGCGGCGCTCGGCCTGCCGGTGCTCGCCGACCCCGGCCCGGCGCTGCGCTCGCTGCCGGCGCCGGCCGGGGCCGCGGCGGCCCTCGCCCTGCTCACCGCGGACGTGGCGCTGCCGGTGCCGTCGTCGCTCGTCATGGTCGCGCTGGGGGCGCTCTACGGCGCCGTCCCCGGCGCCGCGCTCTCCGTCGCGGGCGGCGCGCTGATGGGGCTCGCGGGCGGGCTGCTCGGCCGGCGCGGCGGCCCGGTGCTGGACCGGGTCGCCGGCCGCGACCGGGACCGCGTCTTACGCCTCGTCGCCCGCTGGGGCGTCGCCGCCGTCGTCGTCACGCGGCCGGTGCCGCTGCTCGCCGAGTCGGTGGTGCTCGTCGCCGGCGCCGCGCGGATGCCGTTGTGGCGGCTGGTCCTCGGCGCGGCCGCCGGCACCCTCCCGGTCGCCGTCGTGTACGCGCTGGCGGGCGCGTACGGGCGGCGGGCCGACGCGGGCGCAGCGTTCGTCGCGCTCGTCCTGCTGGCGCTGCTCGCGCTCGCTACTGGAGGCAGAGCTCGTTCCCCTCGGGGTCGCTGA
- a CDS encoding VOC family protein — MAYKFQVTFDCADPAALARWWADALGYVVQPPPEGYADWPSFAREMGIPESEFDSRSAAIDPEGAGPRLFFQKVPEPKAVKNRVHLDVNVGRDKVEAEVERLVANGATVVERVDQGFERWVVLSDPEGNELCLQ, encoded by the coding sequence ATGGCCTACAAGTTCCAGGTGACGTTCGACTGCGCCGACCCGGCGGCGCTGGCGCGGTGGTGGGCCGACGCGCTCGGCTACGTCGTGCAGCCGCCGCCGGAGGGGTACGCCGACTGGCCGTCGTTCGCGCGTGAGATGGGCATCCCGGAGAGCGAGTTCGACAGCCGCAGCGCGGCCATCGACCCGGAGGGCGCCGGCCCCCGGCTGTTCTTCCAGAAGGTGCCGGAGCCGAAGGCGGTGAAGAACCGCGTCCACCTCGACGTCAACGTCGGCCGCGACAAGGTGGAGGCCGAGGTCGAACGCCTCGTCGCCAACGGCGCCACGGTGGTCGAGCGGGTGGACCAGGGGTTCGAGCGGTGGGTGGTGCTCAGCGACCCCGAGGGGAACGAGCTCTGCCTCCAGTAG